The DNA window CTAAGCAGGAGCGTTAGCCAGCGTTAACCTTAAGCTGGCGTCATTGTGAGCGAGTGCCGAGTAAGTGCTCTGAGGGAGACTGACCGTGCTGTCCAGTCCGAGCATGATGATCATGAGGAAGAAGATGATGGCGAAGAAGGTGGCGGCAGGCATGTTAGCGATGGCCTCGGCATAGATGATGAAGAGCAGACTGGGGCCTGTGGGGAGGCCAGGAACAGACCATGGGGGAGGTACGAGGAGGAACAAGGTCAAAGGGAAGCACACAGCAGCAGTCCTTCGTGGACTGATTACAATTCCAGGTCGGCTTTAAAGGGCCCCAGATGCATTTTCAAATTTTGAAAACTCCACAAAATATGTTTTGAGCTGTCTGACTGTCTGACTGTGTTCCTGCGCTCGGCTGTGTGTCTGACTGATCTGTGCACGGCTGTGTGTCTGACTGATCTGCACTCGGCtgtgtgtctgactgtgctCCTGCGCTCAGCtgtgtgtctgactgtgctCCTGCGCTCAGCtgtgtgtctgactgtgctCCTGCGCTCAGCtgtgtgtctgactgtgctCCTGCGCTCAGCtgtgtgtctgactgtgctCCTGCGCTCAGCtgtgtgtctgactgtgctCCCCCGCTCGGCCGTGTGTCTGACTGAGCTCATGTTCCTCACCTGCGTCCTTGGCTACATGATCCACGCCTTGGTTGCGCATCTCCGCCATGTAACCCAGCACTGTGAAGATCACAAACCCAGACAGGAAACTGGTCAGACAGTTAATGGAGCTGGTTACCAAAGCGtccctgagagagagagagagaatgggtgggggtggggggggggtacagaaaGAGAGAGCGACAGAACCACTCAATTACAAATCACTTTATGTCCACTCAGAAAATGTCAGCTTGATTCTGGATGTGTTTTAATGCCACTAGCAAGCGAATCCATCTCACTTGTAGCAGTTGTTGTGGAAGGGGTTGTAGCTGGCGTAGGCTAGGAGGACTCCAAAGCCAGGTCCCAGCGAGAAGAAGATCTGTGCTGCTGCATCTATCCAGACCTGAGGCACAGGAGCATATGGCAGTGACTTCAAAGTGTGGGCCAGCAGAAAGACAGACACGTTTAGCTATTAATCTGACTGTAATGAGACTGAGATGGACATAAGTCTTCACAGTCCCTTCAATTATTCACCGTGGTACTAAGGAGCTTCTTCCAATCAGGCTTCAGGTAGTAGACCACGCCCCTCCAGGCACCGGGCAGGGTGGCCCCTCGAATGAGTAGCAGCACGAGCACCACATACGGCAGGGTGGCCGTCACCCACACGACCTGAGGGAGACCGATAGGCCTTACCACTGCTGAAGGGTGCCAGCCCTGCCCCCAGTTCAATAACTCCACCCCCATTACAGGCCCCGCCCCTCCACATGTGTAGCCCACCTTGCCTGAGGTTTTGACCCCCTTCCAGATACTAAAGTAGACCACGGTGAAGATGAACAGCAGACAGAGTGCCAGCTGCCAGCTGACTGCGCCCAACTGGTGCAGTCCTGAGGAGAGGTGGACCTGCAGCACCTGTCTCCTAGATGAGAGACGAGAAGGGTACCACGAGAGAGGGAGTGGCTGAGTTAGTGGGAGGAGCCATGGCTACAGGGGAGGGGCTTAACAAAGAAAGCAGCTACTGACAGAGAGGTGGGTAGGTGGGGAGAGGGTGCGGATGATGTCACCAAACAAGACAATTCATTGCAGCGAGGCAGGGAACTGAGCGAGAAATCAGAGCTTATACACGGTGTGAAGGATAAGAACACACAGCAAGATGGACAGAGCGAAGGCCTTTGAGCAGTGACGAAAACTAAGAACAAAGGATAAACCTCCACAAAGCTGGAAATGCCTCTCGAAGTCCAGCTGATAAGTACAAGCGTCTCGCGAGCAGAACGGCGAAACGGAGGGATGATAGGGCAGGCCGGCCTTTGATGTGCCGGCGTGCAACGGTGCGGCTGACAGCCTGCCCCCTCGCCTGCGCTTATGTCTCTGATTTGCATATTCGTTCGTTGGATGATATCATCCAGAAATGCATACAGCTgtcaaatccatccatcctcactGACGTTATCTGGAGCTGGAGCCATTGAGATTAAGTGCCTTGCTGAAGGACAAGCCATCAGCTCTGCTCTTGCGGGACGAAGCTGTTTTCGTCCTTTTCGTCATGGTGATCCCTGGAGCTTCTgcctgactgcccccccccccccttctatCTTCACTGCACTAACACTCCTCTCACTTACATGCACTTACGTATAGAACTCCTCGGCAGGGGAGATGGAGTGGTCGCTCCAGCTGACGTTGCGGTCGGTGAAGGTGTAGCGGGTGCAGTTGGCGGTGTTCCAGGCATTGCCACATGTGCTCCAGGGCAGCATGGAGCTGAAGGACGATAGCAGGTAGTAGAGCGCCCAGGCCATGATGGTGTTGTAGTAGAAAGCGATGTAGAGGGCGATGATGCAGATGGCGAATCCGATTCCTGTGAAGAGGGAGGCAGGGGGGGTCACGTCATGCTTTTGCAATTCTAAGCCAAGAATTTCACCGGAATGGCATTTTGTGGGAGTCGCTTGgactagtgatggacaaaatgacgctTCATAAACGATTAGCTTTTATTTTTGTCCCCCCTAGATGGCGctgcatgttaaaaaaaaaaaaacggttcAAAGCATGCctcaaagcaaaccaagagcaccatctagtggggtcaaaaattctgcaaatggttcatgaagcattattTTGTCCATCGCTAGCTTGGATCCAGCTGGCATTTTGACAAGCAAATGTGACAATTTCATAACAAAGGGAGGAAGTCTAGCTGGGTTGGGTATGGGGGCCTTTAGGTGGATGACAGCCATGGAGCTGCACATCATACCTTTGAAGATGGGGCAGATCTGCCTCCAGATTGAGATGCAGCCACTTCGGTGAAACTGGCCCAATGCCAGCTCCATGTAGAACAGGGGCACCCCGCCAAACACCGCCATCAGCAGATAGGGCAGCAGAAATGCACCTGGAGAACAAGGGAGTTTAAAAATGAAAGCCTGCTGAGTAAGTGAATGGGACAGTGATAGGAACATGAGCTAACGGACTGTGACTGATTGAATATGATTGACTGACTGActatgactgactgactgactctAATTGAATGTGATCGACCATCTGTGACTGACTGAATTTGACTGTAATTGAATGTCATTGACTGACTGACTATGACGACTGTCTGTCACTGACTCTGACAGTCTGACTTTGATTGAATGTCATCACCTAACTGTCTGTGACTGACTGTaactgactgactgattgaCTGACTGTGACTATCTGACACTGACTGACTCTGACAGACTGACTGTAATCGAATGTGATTGCCTGACTGTATGTGACTGTCTGTGATTGACTGTCTATGATTGAATGTGATAGACTGGCTGACTGTGACCGACTGACTGTGACTGACTGTAACTAACCGACTGACTGACTGTGACTGACCGTGATTGTAACTGTGACTGTGCTGAGACTGACTGTGACTGATTATGACTAACTGTGAATTTCTGATTGACTGTGACCAACCGACTGACTGACTGTGAGTGTAACTGACCAACTGAGTGCTGCCTCCTCCCTCACCTCCTCCATTCTGGTAGCAGATGTAGGGGAAACGCCACACGTTGCCCAGGTCTACAGCATACCCAACCACTGAGAGCAGAAAGTCCATCTTCTTGCTCCAGGTCTCACGGGGGAGCTCTAAGCTAGTCTGCTGGACCACCAGGGTTCTGGGAGCCCCCCCACTGCCGGTACAGGCCTCAGTAGGGCTCTGGGGTGAGGAAGCAGGGTAGCCGTTGGAGACCTGCCCTGACTGCGGGCTGGCCTTTGGCCCTTTCTCTGCTACACCATCCGCCATAAGCCGGCCGTTTTCCTGCGCCTCCTCATGGCCCCCGCCCTCTGTCTTGCACTCCTCCTGTGTCATCATTGGCTGCTTCATCTCCATGGTTTCGGTGGTTCGTTACAGCTGTGATGTGAGCAGCAGTTGTGGAAATCTGGCGGCCACGGTGGTGCCCATCAGGGGAAGAGGGCGTGGGCGGTTGTGCCAAGAGCCCAAGATGGAGGCCTGGATGCCTGTGACTTTTTGGGGTGAGATGGAGGAATCCCTTGTGTTTGAATGGCTTGGCTGGGGGCAGGCTGACTCCACCTCTCACACTGCAGAGACACACAAAGCATACTAGGGGTCACTCCTGCACACCCATCACCAATGTCAATCCGCTTCACAGTGCCCAAGAGACCCCTTCATCCA is part of the Paramormyrops kingsleyae isolate MSU_618 chromosome 17, PKINGS_0.4, whole genome shotgun sequence genome and encodes:
- the slc6a4a gene encoding solute carrier family 6 member 4a; this translates as MEMKQPMMTQEECKTEGGGHEEAQENGRLMADGVAEKGPKASPQSGQVSNGYPASSPQSPTEACTGSGGAPRTLVVQQTSLELPRETWSKKMDFLLSVVGYAVDLGNVWRFPYICYQNGGGAFLLPYLLMAVFGGVPLFYMELALGQFHRSGCISIWRQICPIFKGIGFAICIIALYIAFYYNTIMAWALYYLLSSFSSMLPWSTCGNAWNTANCTRYTFTDRNVSWSDHSISPAEEFYTRQVLQVHLSSGLHQLGAVSWQLALCLLFIFTVVYFSIWKGVKTSGKVVWVTATLPYVVLVLLLIRGATLPGAWRGVVYYLKPDWKKLLSTTVWIDAAAQIFFSLGPGFGVLLAYASYNPFHNNCYKDALVTSSINCLTSFLSGFVIFTVLGYMAEMRNQGVDHVAKDAGPSLLFIIYAEAIANMPAATFFAIIFFLMIIMLGLDSTFAGLEGVITALLDEFPQVLAKRREWAVLGLVCICYLGALSTLTYGGAFVVKLFEEYATGPAVITVVFLEVIAVSWFYGTSRFCSDIQMMLGFSPSWFWRVCWMIICPCFLLFIIGSFLAFPPEVKLFHYLYPAWTTVLGYCIGVSSFICVPSYMVYHLLITPGPFKQRLLKSITPEVGAAGGPHRDIVTNAV